A stretch of the Xylocopa sonorina isolate GNS202 chromosome 12, iyXylSono1_principal, whole genome shotgun sequence genome encodes the following:
- the LOC143429718 gene encoding uncharacterized protein LOC143429718 isoform X3 — protein MEVEINEPRANHLEENPFLWMIQRTSVPRILVTCILALVRFCADQLPKRMTLGYLGILSALLVMIMPRTLTHSLFYPIFRLVFGNLYPAYASYKAVRTKNVKEYVKWMMYWIVFALFTCAETFTDVFFSFWFPFYYEIKTILVIWLLSPATKGSSILYRRFVHPALIRREAEIDEALARATEQGYTAVLHLGSKGVNYATTVLMQTAIKGGGGLVQHLKKSYSLSDLTGEKEDENRNTAHMHDETDMEVEPRRREHVGRRGYSPRRTQSTNNRVEMYFSEVDVDVRQPRSREPTASLTNIRSSDDISSGYSSGEALQSGRTSQGDSLVRTASVGARTRAKPRSATKKTPEDSGEESVDIDPSLSKNVSLPTPLSLVTPEQALEILLLLSQNSNVADYIKFDRGSFLADNKFRYSPSQQEDQ, from the exons ATGGAAGTGGAAATAAACGAGCCTCGGGCGAACCATCTCGAGGAGAATCCATTTCTCTGGATGATCCAAAGAACCAGCGTACCTCGAATTCTGGTTACGTGTATCCTCGCCCTCGTACGATTCTGTGCCGACCAATTACCGAAAAGAATGACCCTGGGCTACCTGGGAATCTTGTCCGCACTCCTGGTAATGATAATGCCGCGAACGCTGACTCACTCTCTGTTCTATCCGATTTTCAGATTAGTATTCGGCAATTTATATCCAGCCTACGCTTCGTACAAGGCAGTGAGAACGAAGAATGTGAAAGAATAC GTGAAATGGATGATGTATTGGATCGTGTTCGCACTGTTCACGTGTGCGGAAACCTTCACCGATGTCTTCTTTAGCTTTTG GTTTCCGTTTTACTACGAGATCAAGACGATCTTGGTGATTTGGCTTCTGAGCCCAGCCACAAAAGGCTCGAGCATTCTTTACCGACGCTTCGTTCATCCAGCTTTGATTCGACGCGAGGCTGAGATCGACGAAGCTCTAGCGCGCGCCACAGAACAGGGTTACACGGCGGTGTTACACCTTGGCTCGAAGGGTGTCAATTACGCTACCACCGTTCTCATGCAAACCGCCATTAAG GGGGGCGGTGGTCTGGTGCAGCATTTAAAGAAGAGCTACAGCCTGAGCGACCTGACCGGCGAGAAAGAGGACGAGAATAGAAACACGGCGCACATGCACGACGAGACGGACATGGAAG TGGAACCTCGCCGCCGAGAACACGTTGGAAGAAGAGGGTACAGTCCTCGTCGGACACAGTCGACCAATAACCGAGTGGAGATGTATTTCTCCGAGGTGGACGTGGACGTTAGACAGCCCAGATCCAGGGAACCAACAGCCAGCTTAAC TAACATAAGGTCTTCGGACGACATATCCAGCGGATACAGCAGCGGGGAAGCACTGCAATCCGGGCGTACATCTCAGGGCGATTCGTTAGTTCGAACAGCGAGTGTCGGTGCAAGAACACGCGCAAAACCTCGCTCTGCCACGAAGAAGACCCCAGAG GACTCGGGAGAGGAATCCGTCGACATCGATCCTTCTCTCTCCAAAAACGTCTCACTTCCGACACCTTTGAGTCTCGTCACTCCCGAACAAGCTCTAGAGATCTTGCTTCTACTCTCGCAAAACAGTAATGTTGCCGACTATATCAAATTCGATCGTGGCTCCTTTCTAGCAG ATAATAAGTTCCGCTACTCTCCCTCGCAGCAAGAAGACCAGTAA
- the LOC143429718 gene encoding uncharacterized protein LOC143429718 isoform X1 codes for MEVEINEPRANHLEENPFLWMIQRTSVPRILVTCILALVRFCADQLPKRMTLGYLGILSALLVMIMPRTLTHSLFYPIFRLVFGNLYPAYASYKAVRTKNVKEYVKWMMYWIVFALFTCAETFTDVFFSFWFPFYYEIKTILVIWLLSPATKGSSILYRRFVHPALIRREAEIDEALARATEQGYTAVLHLGSKGVNYATTVLMQTAIKGGGGLVQHLKKSYSLSDLTGEKEDENRNTAHMHDETDMEVEPRRREHVGRRGYSPRRTQSTNNRVEMYFSEVDVDVRQPRSREPTASLTNIRSSDDISSGYSSGEALQSGRTSQGDSLVRTASVGARTRAKPRSATKKTPEDSGEESVDIDPSLSKNVSLPTPLSLVTPEQALEILLLLSQNSNVADYIKFDRGSFLAGNDDSHQNTSQSGPESEITVSGESDCKPSDGVLTAEVQIIQSIETTTVPERSPLAEQINDDAKIEEAVSSSNEVVSADSCARESTRATVTDELCQNKFDELKQLLSDAHKAMNNIVYTQEKFKRSDASIVDSQNVEINETSENEKVKVPAETEEDARKTNSVSENENASQSNSDSLGRSGKYKKKPAPKVPLTRSEEDLTEIDAQGALKATLVIKTGTLKTFSNTSTTKDVFVAHAAESGEAKSKGKKSKRQRTKEGFSKLLTIPKNIFHSAFSREHKASSAKTEDSSSDISTPDTRSNSIESQDTIVELAARLLDSNQSANVQNDDKSENDTSNSSDSYVLASNQNEENEEKVSPIPGQRLESDIF; via the exons ATGGAAGTGGAAATAAACGAGCCTCGGGCGAACCATCTCGAGGAGAATCCATTTCTCTGGATGATCCAAAGAACCAGCGTACCTCGAATTCTGGTTACGTGTATCCTCGCCCTCGTACGATTCTGTGCCGACCAATTACCGAAAAGAATGACCCTGGGCTACCTGGGAATCTTGTCCGCACTCCTGGTAATGATAATGCCGCGAACGCTGACTCACTCTCTGTTCTATCCGATTTTCAGATTAGTATTCGGCAATTTATATCCAGCCTACGCTTCGTACAAGGCAGTGAGAACGAAGAATGTGAAAGAATAC GTGAAATGGATGATGTATTGGATCGTGTTCGCACTGTTCACGTGTGCGGAAACCTTCACCGATGTCTTCTTTAGCTTTTG GTTTCCGTTTTACTACGAGATCAAGACGATCTTGGTGATTTGGCTTCTGAGCCCAGCCACAAAAGGCTCGAGCATTCTTTACCGACGCTTCGTTCATCCAGCTTTGATTCGACGCGAGGCTGAGATCGACGAAGCTCTAGCGCGCGCCACAGAACAGGGTTACACGGCGGTGTTACACCTTGGCTCGAAGGGTGTCAATTACGCTACCACCGTTCTCATGCAAACCGCCATTAAG GGGGGCGGTGGTCTGGTGCAGCATTTAAAGAAGAGCTACAGCCTGAGCGACCTGACCGGCGAGAAAGAGGACGAGAATAGAAACACGGCGCACATGCACGACGAGACGGACATGGAAG TGGAACCTCGCCGCCGAGAACACGTTGGAAGAAGAGGGTACAGTCCTCGTCGGACACAGTCGACCAATAACCGAGTGGAGATGTATTTCTCCGAGGTGGACGTGGACGTTAGACAGCCCAGATCCAGGGAACCAACAGCCAGCTTAAC TAACATAAGGTCTTCGGACGACATATCCAGCGGATACAGCAGCGGGGAAGCACTGCAATCCGGGCGTACATCTCAGGGCGATTCGTTAGTTCGAACAGCGAGTGTCGGTGCAAGAACACGCGCAAAACCTCGCTCTGCCACGAAGAAGACCCCAGAG GACTCGGGAGAGGAATCCGTCGACATCGATCCTTCTCTCTCCAAAAACGTCTCACTTCCGACACCTTTGAGTCTCGTCACTCCCGAACAAGCTCTAGAGATCTTGCTTCTACTCTCGCAAAACAGTAATGTTGCCGACTATATCAAATTCGATCGTGGCTCCTTTCTAGCAGGTAACGATGATTCGCATCAAAATACCAGTCAATCAGGCCCCGAATCAGAGATAACCGTATCAGGAGAGTCCGACTGTAAACCGTCGGACGGTGTGCTTACCGCGGAGGTTCAAATAATTCAGAGCATAGAAACGACAACTGTCCCTGAACGATCGCCGCTGGCAGAGCAAATAAACGACGATGCGAAAATCGAGGAGGCAGTCTCGAGCTCGAACGAAGTCGTAAGCGCGGATAGTTGTGCTCGAGAATCGACGCGCGCCACGGTTACGGATGAACTTTGCCAGAACAAATTCGACGAACTGAAACAACTTTTGAGCGACGCTCACAAAGCTATGAATAATATCGTTTACACGCAAGAAAAATTCAAGCGCAGCGACGCGTCAATCGTCGACTCGCAGAACGTGGAAATTAATGAGACGAGCGAGAATGAAAAGGTAAAAGTTCCGGCAGAGACTGAGGAAGACGCGCGGAAGACCAATTCCGTATCGGAGAACGAGAATGCGTCGCAAAGTAATTCCGACAGTCTCGGTCGATCTGGCAAGTACAAGAAGAAGCCGGCCCCAAAGGTCCCTCTGACGAGAAGCGAAGAAGATTTGACCGAGATCGACGCTCAGGGCGCGTTGAAAGCCACTTTGGTAATTAAAACTGGCACCTTAAAGACTTTTTCGAACACAAGCACTACGAAAGACGTGTTCGTAGCTCACGCCGCGGAAAGCGGTGAAGCCAAGTCAAAGGGGAAAAAATCTAAGAGACAACGAACCAAGGAAGGCTTTTCTAAACTACTGACTATACCGAAGAACATCTTTCACAGTGCTTTTTCCAGAGAGCACAAGGCGTCTTCGGCAAAGACCGAGGACTCGTCCTCGGATATTAGTACGCCAGATACTAGATCGAACAGTATCGAGTCACAGGATACGATCGTTGAACTTGCGGCAAGATTGCTCGATTCTAATCAAAGCGCAAACGTTCAGAACGACGATAAGAGCGAGAACGATACCTCAAATAGCTCGGACAGTTACGTGCTCGCGTCAAATCAGAACGAAGAGAACGAGGAGAAAGTCTCGCCGATACCCGGCCAGAGATTGGAATCAGATATTTTTTAA
- the LOC143429718 gene encoding uncharacterized protein LOC143429718 isoform X4 — protein MEVEINEPRANHLEENPFLWMIQRTSVPRILVTCILALVRFCADQLPKRMTLGYLGILSALLVMIMPRTLTHSLFYPIFRLVFGNLYPAYASYKAVRTKNVKEYVKWMMYWIVFALFTCAETFTDVFFSFWFPFYYEIKTILVIWLLSPATKGSSILYRRFVHPALIRREAEIDEALARATEQGYTAVLHLGSKGVNYATTVLMQTAIKGGGGLVQHLKKSYSLSDLTGEKEDENRNTAHMHDETDMEVEPRRREHVGRRGYSPRRTQSTNNRVEMYFSEVDVDVRQPRSREPTASLTNIRSSDDISSGYSSGEALQSGRTSQGDSLVRTASVGARTRAKPRSATKKTPEDSGEESVDIDPSLSKNVSLPTPLSLVTPEQALEILLLLSQNNNKFRYSPSQQEDQ, from the exons ATGGAAGTGGAAATAAACGAGCCTCGGGCGAACCATCTCGAGGAGAATCCATTTCTCTGGATGATCCAAAGAACCAGCGTACCTCGAATTCTGGTTACGTGTATCCTCGCCCTCGTACGATTCTGTGCCGACCAATTACCGAAAAGAATGACCCTGGGCTACCTGGGAATCTTGTCCGCACTCCTGGTAATGATAATGCCGCGAACGCTGACTCACTCTCTGTTCTATCCGATTTTCAGATTAGTATTCGGCAATTTATATCCAGCCTACGCTTCGTACAAGGCAGTGAGAACGAAGAATGTGAAAGAATAC GTGAAATGGATGATGTATTGGATCGTGTTCGCACTGTTCACGTGTGCGGAAACCTTCACCGATGTCTTCTTTAGCTTTTG GTTTCCGTTTTACTACGAGATCAAGACGATCTTGGTGATTTGGCTTCTGAGCCCAGCCACAAAAGGCTCGAGCATTCTTTACCGACGCTTCGTTCATCCAGCTTTGATTCGACGCGAGGCTGAGATCGACGAAGCTCTAGCGCGCGCCACAGAACAGGGTTACACGGCGGTGTTACACCTTGGCTCGAAGGGTGTCAATTACGCTACCACCGTTCTCATGCAAACCGCCATTAAG GGGGGCGGTGGTCTGGTGCAGCATTTAAAGAAGAGCTACAGCCTGAGCGACCTGACCGGCGAGAAAGAGGACGAGAATAGAAACACGGCGCACATGCACGACGAGACGGACATGGAAG TGGAACCTCGCCGCCGAGAACACGTTGGAAGAAGAGGGTACAGTCCTCGTCGGACACAGTCGACCAATAACCGAGTGGAGATGTATTTCTCCGAGGTGGACGTGGACGTTAGACAGCCCAGATCCAGGGAACCAACAGCCAGCTTAAC TAACATAAGGTCTTCGGACGACATATCCAGCGGATACAGCAGCGGGGAAGCACTGCAATCCGGGCGTACATCTCAGGGCGATTCGTTAGTTCGAACAGCGAGTGTCGGTGCAAGAACACGCGCAAAACCTCGCTCTGCCACGAAGAAGACCCCAGAG GACTCGGGAGAGGAATCCGTCGACATCGATCCTTCTCTCTCCAAAAACGTCTCACTTCCGACACCTTTGAGTCTCGTCACTCCCGAACAAGCTCTAGAGATCTTGCTTCTACTCTCGCAAAACA ATAATAAGTTCCGCTACTCTCCCTCGCAGCAAGAAGACCAGTAA
- the LOC143429718 gene encoding uncharacterized protein LOC143429718 isoform X2: MISSIVSRLVILVFGNLYPAYASYKAVRTKNVKEYVKWMMYWIVFALFTCAETFTDVFFSFWFPFYYEIKTILVIWLLSPATKGSSILYRRFVHPALIRREAEIDEALARATEQGYTAVLHLGSKGVNYATTVLMQTAIKGGGGLVQHLKKSYSLSDLTGEKEDENRNTAHMHDETDMEVEPRRREHVGRRGYSPRRTQSTNNRVEMYFSEVDVDVRQPRSREPTASLTNIRSSDDISSGYSSGEALQSGRTSQGDSLVRTASVGARTRAKPRSATKKTPEDSGEESVDIDPSLSKNVSLPTPLSLVTPEQALEILLLLSQNSNVADYIKFDRGSFLAGNDDSHQNTSQSGPESEITVSGESDCKPSDGVLTAEVQIIQSIETTTVPERSPLAEQINDDAKIEEAVSSSNEVVSADSCARESTRATVTDELCQNKFDELKQLLSDAHKAMNNIVYTQEKFKRSDASIVDSQNVEINETSENEKVKVPAETEEDARKTNSVSENENASQSNSDSLGRSGKYKKKPAPKVPLTRSEEDLTEIDAQGALKATLVIKTGTLKTFSNTSTTKDVFVAHAAESGEAKSKGKKSKRQRTKEGFSKLLTIPKNIFHSAFSREHKASSAKTEDSSSDISTPDTRSNSIESQDTIVELAARLLDSNQSANVQNDDKSENDTSNSSDSYVLASNQNEENEEKVSPIPGQRLESDIF, translated from the exons ATTAGTATTCGGCAATTTATATCCAGCCTACGCTTCGTACAAGGCAGTGAGAACGAAGAATGTGAAAGAATAC GTGAAATGGATGATGTATTGGATCGTGTTCGCACTGTTCACGTGTGCGGAAACCTTCACCGATGTCTTCTTTAGCTTTTG GTTTCCGTTTTACTACGAGATCAAGACGATCTTGGTGATTTGGCTTCTGAGCCCAGCCACAAAAGGCTCGAGCATTCTTTACCGACGCTTCGTTCATCCAGCTTTGATTCGACGCGAGGCTGAGATCGACGAAGCTCTAGCGCGCGCCACAGAACAGGGTTACACGGCGGTGTTACACCTTGGCTCGAAGGGTGTCAATTACGCTACCACCGTTCTCATGCAAACCGCCATTAAG GGGGGCGGTGGTCTGGTGCAGCATTTAAAGAAGAGCTACAGCCTGAGCGACCTGACCGGCGAGAAAGAGGACGAGAATAGAAACACGGCGCACATGCACGACGAGACGGACATGGAAG TGGAACCTCGCCGCCGAGAACACGTTGGAAGAAGAGGGTACAGTCCTCGTCGGACACAGTCGACCAATAACCGAGTGGAGATGTATTTCTCCGAGGTGGACGTGGACGTTAGACAGCCCAGATCCAGGGAACCAACAGCCAGCTTAAC TAACATAAGGTCTTCGGACGACATATCCAGCGGATACAGCAGCGGGGAAGCACTGCAATCCGGGCGTACATCTCAGGGCGATTCGTTAGTTCGAACAGCGAGTGTCGGTGCAAGAACACGCGCAAAACCTCGCTCTGCCACGAAGAAGACCCCAGAG GACTCGGGAGAGGAATCCGTCGACATCGATCCTTCTCTCTCCAAAAACGTCTCACTTCCGACACCTTTGAGTCTCGTCACTCCCGAACAAGCTCTAGAGATCTTGCTTCTACTCTCGCAAAACAGTAATGTTGCCGACTATATCAAATTCGATCGTGGCTCCTTTCTAGCAGGTAACGATGATTCGCATCAAAATACCAGTCAATCAGGCCCCGAATCAGAGATAACCGTATCAGGAGAGTCCGACTGTAAACCGTCGGACGGTGTGCTTACCGCGGAGGTTCAAATAATTCAGAGCATAGAAACGACAACTGTCCCTGAACGATCGCCGCTGGCAGAGCAAATAAACGACGATGCGAAAATCGAGGAGGCAGTCTCGAGCTCGAACGAAGTCGTAAGCGCGGATAGTTGTGCTCGAGAATCGACGCGCGCCACGGTTACGGATGAACTTTGCCAGAACAAATTCGACGAACTGAAACAACTTTTGAGCGACGCTCACAAAGCTATGAATAATATCGTTTACACGCAAGAAAAATTCAAGCGCAGCGACGCGTCAATCGTCGACTCGCAGAACGTGGAAATTAATGAGACGAGCGAGAATGAAAAGGTAAAAGTTCCGGCAGAGACTGAGGAAGACGCGCGGAAGACCAATTCCGTATCGGAGAACGAGAATGCGTCGCAAAGTAATTCCGACAGTCTCGGTCGATCTGGCAAGTACAAGAAGAAGCCGGCCCCAAAGGTCCCTCTGACGAGAAGCGAAGAAGATTTGACCGAGATCGACGCTCAGGGCGCGTTGAAAGCCACTTTGGTAATTAAAACTGGCACCTTAAAGACTTTTTCGAACACAAGCACTACGAAAGACGTGTTCGTAGCTCACGCCGCGGAAAGCGGTGAAGCCAAGTCAAAGGGGAAAAAATCTAAGAGACAACGAACCAAGGAAGGCTTTTCTAAACTACTGACTATACCGAAGAACATCTTTCACAGTGCTTTTTCCAGAGAGCACAAGGCGTCTTCGGCAAAGACCGAGGACTCGTCCTCGGATATTAGTACGCCAGATACTAGATCGAACAGTATCGAGTCACAGGATACGATCGTTGAACTTGCGGCAAGATTGCTCGATTCTAATCAAAGCGCAAACGTTCAGAACGACGATAAGAGCGAGAACGATACCTCAAATAGCTCGGACAGTTACGTGCTCGCGTCAAATCAGAACGAAGAGAACGAGGAGAAAGTCTCGCCGATACCCGGCCAGAGATTGGAATCAGATATTTTTTAA
- the LOC143429901 gene encoding pickpocket protein 19, giving the protein MPTINPRSNAGKYFVMFASSSTIHGLNHVVAPNKHPIEKLLAVLCIIGALLLLILLSLLFWDRYQNDATVTVVRNDRETFEIFKPALFICPVPAIELSKIPEVFKRHNIEHTSEAERFFTYLANATYENMLEAPVFDKVPPTKWLEILYDLRRNLSSNLLDENDPFENWVSTERGFCLVTRSVFAEYFTINYWKSNNLTGTPSVEKLSHYEDDIAMNEDTFPVESLAMMAVIDPTEFITYNIPKRTWITPGVLQEAVMSISQITSSPDIKELSVHQRNCKFINEGGLKMVPAYSKNMCITECRMKIIQDYCNCRPHFTKPIEGVNTCNAAQLRCIGRIVERLFLYELVPSFCGCVPKCDVIFYQIMDYEVTNLDNFIKSSIITLHVKLPQIIYSRELLYSFTDFLTSVGGAAGLFLGASLLSFVEIFYYASLRLYFYVKETKRKQREESDRRNVHQ; this is encoded by the exons ATGCCAACCATCAATCCAAGATCAAACGCGGGAAAGTATTTCGTGATGTTTGCCAGTTCATCGACGATACACGGCTTGAACCATGTGGTAGCGCCAAATAAACATCCGATAGAGAA ATTGTTAGCAGTGTTGTGCATAATCGGGGCTCTGTTACTTTTGATCCTTCTCTCGCTCCTGTTTTGGGACCGCTATCAAAATGACGCCACGGTAACCGTGGTGCGCAACGATCGAGAAACGTTCGAAATATTTAAACCGGCTCTGTTCATTTGTCCGGTACCGGCCATAGAATTAAGCAAAATACCTGAAGTATTTAAaag GCATAACATCGAACATACATCGGAGGCGGAACGATTCTTCACCTATCTCGCTAACGCTACCTACGAGAATATGCTGGAAGCGCCGGTCTTCGACAAAGTTCCACCAACCAAATGGTTAGAGATCCTTTACGATTTGCGGAGAAACCTCTCTTCGAATCTTCTGGACGAAAACGATCCGTTTGAAAATTGGGTCTCGACGGAAAGGGGCTTCTGTCTTGTGACTAGAAGTGTCTTCGCCGAGTATTTTACAATAAA CTATTGGAAAAGCAACAATTTGACCGGTACTCCATCGGTGGAAAAACTTTCGCATTACGAAGACGATATCGCCATGAACGAAGACACTTTCCCAGTGGAAAGTTTGGCTATG ATGGCCGTGATCGATCCGACCGAATTCATAACGTACAATATTCCGAAAAGGACATGGATTACGCCGGGCGTATTGCAAGAAGCAGTTATGTCGATATCGCAGATTACGTCGAGTCCGGATATAAAGGAGCTTAGCGTTCATCAAAGAAACTGTAAATTTATTAACGAAGGGGGTTTGAAAATGGTGCCAGCTTATTCGAAAAATATGTGCATCACCGAGTGTAGAATGAAGATCATACAGGATTACTGCAACTGTCGCCCGCATTTTACCAAGCCTATCG AGGGAGTAAACACCTGTAACGCAGCGCAGCTTCGTTGCATCGGTCGTATAGTCGAACGTCTTTTCCTCTACGAATTAGTACCATCCTTTTGCGGATGCGTCCCGAAATGCGACGTTATTTTCTATCAAATCATGGACTACGAAGTAACCAACCT GGACAATTTTATAAAATCGTCCATAATAACTTTACACGTCAAGTTGCCGCAAATAATCTATAGTCGAGAACTGCTATACAGCTTTACGGATTTCCTGA CCAGCGTAGGAGGAGCAGCGGGCTTGTTTCTGGGGGCCAGCCTGTTATCCTTCGTCGAGATATTTTATTATGCCTCTTTACGGTTGTACTTTTACGTGAAAGAGACGAAACGAAAGCAAAGAGAGGAAAGCGATAGAAGAAACGTCCATCAGTAA